One part of the Glycine max cultivar Williams 82 chromosome 14, Glycine_max_v4.0, whole genome shotgun sequence genome encodes these proteins:
- the LOC102668094 gene encoding glycine dehydrogenase (decarboxylating), mitochondrial-like: MEAKYQQVVGQSDTGLNPLKKGWIGADVCHLNLQKTFCIPHGGSGPDMGPIGAKKHMAPFLPSHSVAGLDRFWDALISIRADIPEIEKGKADINNLTLGNMQPSQLHVCVSKFWPSTGPVDNVYGDSNLICALVPESQAVEEQAAVTA, from the exons AGTACCAACAAGTTGTTGGTCAGAGTGATACTGGACTCAATCCCCTTAAGAAAG GTTGGATCGGGGCAGATGTTTGCCATCTCAATCTCCAAAAGACATTTTGCATCCCTCATGGAGGAAGTGGCCCTGACATGGGTCCTATTGGTGCAAAAAAGCACATGGCACCATTTTTACCTTCACACTCTGTG GCTGGGTTAGACAGGTTCTGGGATGCTCTTATTTCCATCAGAGCAGATATTCCTGAGATTGAAAAAGGAAAGGCTGACATTAACAA CCTTACTCTAGGGAATATGCAGCCTTCCCAGCTTCATGTCTGTGTTTCAAAGTTCTGGCCTAGCACAG GACCTGTTGATAATGTGTACGGTGACAGTAACCTCATTTGCGCCCTTGTCCCAGAATCGCAGGCTGTTGAAGAACAAGCTGCTGTCACAGCATAG
- the LOC100789229 gene encoding uncharacterized protein: MVSLNVAARFPSRFDLNYINAKRGTAMASGDQKAPPQTQRLQIYPNTNSGVSPFWREKYEREAKRYWDVFYKRHKDRFFKDRHYLDKEWGEYFSGGGRKVILEVGCGAGNTIFPVIASNPDAFVYACDFSPRAIELVKTHEDFKESHVSAFVSDLTADDLCNEILPSSVDIVTMIFMLSAVSPEKMPLVLQNIRKVIKPNGYVLFRDYATGDLAQERFSSKDQKISDNFYVRGDGTRAYYFSNEFLTNLFKENGFDVHKHHVYCKQVENRSRELIMNRRWVQAVFRVSDSSNSSSCIGAEANHLDSGNDNKEIKKNSLNGGLNDSAVDLSEGVAVDMFGVLPSNEYEIIEINLRGWNFKISLLSKEYQHTCKSTGLMLWESARLMASILAENPNIVAGKRVLELGCGSGGICSMIAARDADLVVATDGDGFTLDILTKNVASNIEPSLLTKLTTKKLEWGNKDHIESIKEVVSNGGFDVIIGTDVTYIPDAILPLFATAKELIAPSGNKEDDNVPALILCHIFRRVDEPTLLSAAAHFGFRLVDKWPAGTSTNLSHRIIGNWFVDNDLKDDLPSTALNILLFCKE; the protein is encoded by the exons ATGGTGAGCCTGAACGTGGCGGCGAGGTTCCCTTCGCGCTTTGATCTAAATTATATTAACGCCAAAAGAGGCACGGCAATGGCTTCAGGGGACCAAAAGGCACCACCCCAAACCCAAAGGTTGCAAATTTATCCCAATACAAATTCTGGGGTCTCACCTTTCTGGAGAG AAAAGTACGAAAGAGAAGCCAAGAGGTATTGGGATGTTTTCTACAAGCGCCACAAGGACAGA TTTTTTAAAGATCGGCACTACTTGGATAAGGAATGGGGCGAATACTTTTCT gGGGGAGGAAGAAAAGTGATTTTGGAG GTTGGCTGTGGAGCTGGAAATACTATCTTTCCTGTCATAGCATCAAATCCAGATGCTTTTGTTTATGCATGTGATTTCTCACCACGAGCTATTGAGTTGGTTAAG ACACATGAAGACTTCAAGGAATCCCATGTTAGTGCTTTTGTCTCTGATTTGACAGCTGATGATCTGTGCAACGAGATTCTTCCATCTTCAGTTGATATTGTTACAATG ATATTTATGTTGTCTGCAGTGTCCCCAGAAAAGATGCCTTTAGTTTTGCAAAATATTAGAAAAGTTATCAAG CCAAATGGATATGTGTTGTTCCGAGACTATGCTACTGGAGACCTTGCTCAG GAAAGGTTctctagcaaggatcaaaagattaGTGATAACTTTTATGTTAGAGGTGATGGCACT CGTGCTTACTATTTTTCAAATGAGTTCTTGACAAATTTATTCAAAGAAAATGGTTTTGATGTTCACAAACATCATGTATACTGCAAACAAGTTGAGAACCGCTCAAGGGAGTTGATAATGAATcg GCGTTGGGTCCAAGCTGTATTTCGTGTATCAGATAGTTCCAACTCCTCTTCATGTATAGGAGCCGAGGCCAATCATCTTGACAGTGGTAATGACaataaagaaatcaagaaaaacAGTTTGAATGGTGGTTTAAATGATTCTGCAGTTGACTTGTCTGAGGGTGTGGCAGTTGACATGTTTGGAGTCTTACCTTCCAACGAGTATGAG ATTATTGAGATCAACCTTAGAGGCTGGAATTTCAAGATTAGTTTACTTTCAAAAGAGTACCAGCATACCTGCAAGTCAACAGGTTTGATGCTGTGGGAATCGGCTCGGTTGATGGCGTCTATCCTTGCAGAAAATCCCAACATTGTTGCAGGAAAAAGGGTCTTGGAGTTGGGGTGTGGCAGTGGGGGAATCTGCTCCATGATTGCTGCTAGAGATGCTGATCTAGTAGTTGCAACTGATGGAGATGGCTTTACACTTGATATCCTGACCAAAAATGTTGCATCCAACATTGAGCCATCATTACTGACTAAGCTAACCACAAAAAAACTGGAGTGGGGAAACAAGGACCACATTGAAAGCATAAAGGAAGTAGTGAGCAATGGAGGGTTTGATGTCATCATTGGCACAGATGTGACATATATTCCTGATGCTATATTGCCATTGTTTGCAACTGCTAAAGAactgattgctcccagtggaaaCAAGGAAGATGATAATGTTCCTGCACTTATTCTTTGCCACATCTTTCGCCGAGTAGACGAACCAACCTTACTTTCGGCTGCAGCCCATTTCGGGTTTAGATTAGTGGACAAGTGGCCTGCTGGAACTTCAACTAATTTGTCTCATAGAATTATTGGCAATTGGTTTGTTGACAATGATTTAAAGGATGATCTTCCTAGTACAGCATTAAACATCTTGCTCTTCTGCAAGGAGTGA